In Sylvia atricapilla isolate bSylAtr1 chromosome 25, bSylAtr1.pri, whole genome shotgun sequence, a genomic segment contains:
- the MLN gene encoding promotilin isoform X1: MISRKVVASLLLVSLLSVLAEQTQGFMPFFTQSDFQKMQMQEKERNRAGQKKSLSSLQQLEEEGFSEQSGVDVNTAKTLQQAIPVRAWLTPRQLEKYQDVLEKLLAELLQDTPDAD, translated from the exons ATGATTTCGAGGAAGGTGGTGGCCAGTTTGCTgctggtgtccctgctgtccgTGCTGGCTGAGCAGACCCAAGGCTTCATGCCCTTTTTCACCCAGAGCGACTTCCAGAAAATGCAG atgcaggaaaaggagaggaacagGGCAGGGCAGAAGAAATCCCTGAGCTcgctgcagcagctggaggaggaaggtTTCTCTGAGCAGTCTGGTGTGGATGTCAACACAGCCAAGACCCTCCAG CAGGCCATTCCTGTCAGAGCTTGGCTCACCCCAAGGCAGCTGGAAAAATACCAAGATGTCCTGGAGAaactgctggcagagctgttaCAGGACACCCCAGACG CTGACTGA
- the MLN gene encoding promotilin isoform X2, with the protein MISRKVVASLLLVSLLSVLAEQTQGFMPFFTQSDFQKMQEKERNRAGQKKSLSSLQQLEEEGFSEQSGVDVNTAKTLQQAIPVRAWLTPRQLEKYQDVLEKLLAELLQDTPDAD; encoded by the exons ATGATTTCGAGGAAGGTGGTGGCCAGTTTGCTgctggtgtccctgctgtccgTGCTGGCTGAGCAGACCCAAGGCTTCATGCCCTTTTTCACCCAGAGCGACTTCCAGAAAATGCAG gaaaaggagaggaacagGGCAGGGCAGAAGAAATCCCTGAGCTcgctgcagcagctggaggaggaaggtTTCTCTGAGCAGTCTGGTGTGGATGTCAACACAGCCAAGACCCTCCAG CAGGCCATTCCTGTCAGAGCTTGGCTCACCCCAAGGCAGCTGGAAAAATACCAAGATGTCCTGGAGAaactgctggcagagctgttaCAGGACACCCCAGACG CTGACTGA
- the LOC136371664 gene encoding green-sensitive opsin, translated as MNGTEGINFYVPMSNKTGVVRSPFEYPQYYLAEPWKYRLVCCYIFFLISTGFPINFLTLLVTFKHKKLRQPLNYILVNLAVADLCMACFGFTVTFYTAWNGYFVFGPIGCAVEGFFATLGGQVALWSLVVLAIERYIVICKPMGNFRFSASHAMMGIAFTWVMAISCAAPPLFGWSRYIPEGMQCSCGPDYYTHNPDFHNESYVLYMFVIHFIIPVVIIFFSYGRLVCKVREAAAQQQESATTQKAEKEVTRMVILMVLGFMLAWTPYAVVAFWIFTNKGADFTATLMAVPAFFSKSSSLYNPIIYVLMNKQFRNCMITTICCGKNPFGDEDTSSTVSQSKTEVSSVSSSQVSPA; from the exons ATGAACGGGACGGAGGGGATCAATTTTTACGTGCCTATGTCCAACAAGACGGGGGTGGTGCGGAGCCCCTTCGAGTACCCGCAGTACTACCTGGCCGAGCCCTGGAAATACCGCCTCGTGTGCTGCTACATCTTCTTCCTCATCTCCACCGGCTTCCCCATCAACTTCCTCACCCTCCTGGTCACCTTCAAGCACAAGAAGCTCCGGCAGCCCCTCAACTACATCCTGGTCAACCTGGCGGTGGCTGACCTGTGCATGGCCTGCTTTGGCTTCACCGTCACCTTCTACACCGCCTGGAACGGCTACTTCGTGTTCGGCCCCATCGGCTGCGCCGTGGAGGGGTTCTTTGCCACGCTGGGAG GCCAGGTCGCCCTGTGGTCCCTGGTTGTCCTGGCCATCGAGCGCTACATCGTCATCTGCAAGCCCATGGGCAACTTCCGCTTCTCGGCCAGCCACGCCATGATGGGCATCGCCTTCACCTGGGTCATGGCCATCTCCTGCGCCGCCCCGCCGCTCTTCGGCTGGTCCAG GTACATCCCCGAGGGGATGCAGTGCTCCTGTGGGCCCGACTACTACACCCACAACCCCGACTTCCACAACGAGTCCTACGTGCTCTACATGTTCGTCATCCACTTCATCATCCCCGTCGTCATCATCTTCTTCTCCTACGGGCGCCTCGTTTGCAAAGTCCGCGAG gcagctgcccagcagcaggaatcgGCCACCACCCAGAAGGCGGAGAAGGAGGTGACGCGGATGGTGATCCTCATGGTGCTGGGCTTCATGCTGGCCTGGACGCCCTACGCCGTGGTGGCGTTCTGGATCTTCACCAACAAGGGCGCCGACTTCACGGCCACGCTGATGGCAGTGCCTGCCTTCTTCTCCAAGAGCTCCTCCCTCTACAACCCCATCATCTACGTGCTCATGAACAAACAG tTCCGTAACTGCATGATCACCACGATCTGCTGCGGCAAGAACCCCTTTGGGGATGAAGACACCTCCTCCACTGTATCCCAGAGCAAGACCGAGGTCTCCTCCGTGTCCTCCAGCCAAGTATCACCCGCATAG